Part of the Armatimonadota bacterium genome is shown below.
AGATTTGACGATCTGATCCGTGTAGGTTATACGCGCACCGAGATGGTCGGCGATGTAAGCGAGATACAGCACGAACTGGTCCGCGAAACCATGAAAATGGTGGGGGTAAACAGCGGGATCGAGGTCGCGACGATGGCCGATATCCCGTCCGAAGGCTCGGGGCTGGGCTCGTCAAGCACGGTAACCGTCGGACTGCTAAATGCGCTGTATGCATACAAGGGCGAGACAGTGACTGCCGAAACTCTTGCGCGACAGGCATGCGAGATTGAGATCAATATCCTCGGCAAGCCGATAGGCAAGCAGGACCAGTATATAGCCGCATACGGCGGGCTGAGACATTTCAAGTTCTACCCGAAAGAAGAAGTAGAAGTGACCGGCATAGACTTGGATGAAGGCACGCGTCAGCGCCTGTGCGAGAGCCTGCTGCTCTTCTATACCGGAACCACCAGGAAATCATCGGACGTATTGACTGAGCAGAAGAGTAATATAGTAAACAAGATGGCTCTGCTTACGCAAATGAGAGATCAGGCTGATGACCTTGCCAGACATCTCAAACATGGAGCTATAGCATCACTTGGACAGACGCTGCGCGACGGATGGATAAAAAAGAAGCAGCTCGCAACAGGGGTATCCAATCCTCAGATTGACGAATTCTATGACTTTGCAATGTCGGCGGGCGCCCTGGGCGGCAAAATAACCGGAGCGGGGGGAGGCGGATTCTTCCTGGTGTGCGCTCCGCCTGAAAACCGGGCAGCAGTGCGCAAAAAACTTGCTCATCTGCGTGAACTGCCGATAAACTTGTCCCGCGACGGGTCAAAAGTCATCTTCAACGTTAAAAGATAGGAGCATGAAATGTCCGCGATAACCGACTATCTGGACCTGGTAAATAAAGCTATCTATGATCTGCCGGAAGATTCTATCCGGGATGTTATCGATACTCTTAAGAATGCTTATGCCGAGGGCAGGCAGGTTTTCATACTCGGCAACGGCGGCAGCGCCGCGACAGCAAGTCATGTGGCAGAAGACCTGCAAAAAGGAATTAAAGAGTGCACTGGTAGACGGTTTAAGGTCATCTCACTCACGGACTGCACGCCTCTTATATGCGCATGGGCTAATGACAATGGCTACGATTG
Proteins encoded:
- a CDS encoding SIS domain-containing protein, coding for MSAITDYLDLVNKAIYDLPEDSIRDVIDTLKNAYAEGRQVFILGNGGSAATASHVAEDLQKGIKECTGRRFKVISLTDCTPLICAWANDNGYDCIFAEQLDSFLDPGDVVIAISGSGNSPNVIKAVEKANEMGAITFGWTGFSGGKLAQTAQKSIIVNSDNMQRIEDVHLIIGHMIFTCMMHELSI
- a CDS encoding GHMP kinase — its product is MIITQTPLRISFAGGGTDFKGFYDKEYGSIVSTAIDKYIYVIVKERFDDLIRVGYTRTEMVGDVSEIQHELVRETMKMVGVNSGIEVATMADIPSEGSGLGSSSTVTVGLLNALYAYKGETVTAETLARQACEIEINILGKPIGKQDQYIAAYGGLRHFKFYPKEEVEVTGIDLDEGTRQRLCESLLLFYTGTTRKSSDVLTEQKSNIVNKMALLTQMRDQADDLARHLKHGAIASLGQTLRDGWIKKKQLATGVSNPQIDEFYDFAMSAGALGGKITGAGGGGFFLVCAPPENRAAVRKKLAHLRELPINLSRDGSKVIFNVKR